CTCACCCGCGGACGGTTTGGGGCACACCCGACGCAGCTTGGTGAGCGGGTGCTGGTGCAGGCGCAGCAGATTTTGCAAGCGCGAGAACGGATTGACTATGAAGTGAACCTGGCGCGGGGGTTGCAGGGCGGGCGCGTTCGGCTGGCTTCTTTTCGCAGTGCGGCGACCCACCTGCTGCCGCCGCGAATTGCCCAGTTTTGCCAGCGCTTTCCTCAGATCGAAGTGACGCTGACGGAAGACGACCCGCTGGCGGTGGAGCAGGCCCTCCGAGAAGGTGCGGTGGATATTGGGCTGGTGCCACTGCCCCGGTCTGAGGAGTTCGACACCTGGGAAATCGGGCGAGATGAGTTTGTGGTGCTGCTGCCGCCTGGCCGCAGATCTGTGCCGGAGCCGATCACCTGGGAGGTGCTGTCGCGGATGTCGTTTATTTTGTACAACTACGCCGAATGTACCTCTGCCGTGCGCGATCACTGGGAGCGCTGGGGGCAGACGCTGCGGGTCGCCTACGAGGTCAAAGAAGATTCCACAATTGTCAGCATGGTGGCGCAGGGTTTGGGCGCAGCGATTTTGCCCCGACTAGCGGCGCTGCCGATTCCAGATGGCGTGCAGGTGCGATCGCTCCCGGTGCCGCTGGAGCGGGTGATCGGTGCTGCGGTCTTGGCAAACGTGCTGCATCCGCCCGCTGTGTTTGTGTTTCTGGACGCGCTCCGGGGCACGGGGCAGTTTCGCCAGTCAGCTGCGTGATTGAGACTTCAGGGCAAAATGCAGCCCCAGGATAATCAGGCTCATGCTGAACAGCATCAGGACGGTCATGGGCTGCCGAAAGAAGGCAAAGGCCAGCAGCGTTACGAAGATGGGAACGAGGCTGTAGACCGAACTGGAGGCGCGGGTGGGGCCGATGGCTTTGACGCTGAGGTTGTAGAGAAAATAGCCCAGGCCCGATGCGCCCACGCCCATGTAGCTGAGGGAGGCGATCGCCGCTGGAGAGAGCCGCGCCACCGTGGCCCAGTCTTCGCGCAGGCTCAGCAGCAATAGCCAGATCACGCCAAACCCGGCTGCATAGAAGCTGACTGTGAAGCCGGAATAGCGCTGACTCAGCACCTTGATCAGCAGTGAGTACACAACCCAACTCAGCACCGCGCACAGCATCAGCCCGTCGCCCCGGTTGATTTGCATCTTGACCAAGTTGCCGAGGTCGCCTTTGGACAGCAGCGCCAGCACGCCCACCAGGGCGATCGCCCCGCCGAAGTAGTTTTGCAGCGTCAGCCTTTCTCGAAGGAACAGCGCCGCCGCGATGCCCGTGATGACAGGATTGAAGGCGTTGATGATGGCAGTGTTGGCGATCGCCGTATAGCGCAGGCTGAGAAAGAAGAAAAAGTGATAGCCGACCACGCCGAATAAGCCCAGCAATGCCAGTAGGAAAACATCCTTTTTTTGCACAAACAGCGATGATTGTTTGTAGTGAATCAGCAGGCTAGAGAGAAAGACTAGGGCAATCAGGTAACGCAGCAACGTTGTCAAGATGGGGCTGAGTTCAACTGTTGTAAATTTTCCAGCAATGAAGCTGCCTGCAAACAAAAGACTGGTCAGCGCGGTTAGTAAAATTGGCAGGAGGCGATCGCGCAGCATAATAACTTGATACACTACAAAAACTGAACCCAGACGTGACTCAGGGCATCCCTAAACGCGCAATCTGTGAGCGATTGATGTAATCCAGGTAACACTTCAGGGCGATTTGGAAGGTTCTGAAGGTTAACTTGATGTTGCAGATGTTACAGCAGATGTTGCACAGAATTATGTTGCATAAGATGCGGCTAAAGAGGATATTTTGTCAAAGTTTTAGTCTGTATGGTTCTAGTCCGTATTGAAGTTGTTTTTATCCCTGGCTTTTTAGAATACTTTTTTGAATTTACAGCCTGGTTGTTTCATCAAAATGCGATTCAGATGCGAAATTTAAGTTTGTTTCAAAAACTGACTTTAAGGAAGAAACCCTGGAGCGCTTCTAGGAAAATGGGTTCATGGAACGGGCGATCGCACGCCCGATCTTCTTGGCTCAAAACTGGGATGCAAGCGCTTAGCATCTTGCTTCTAACGCTGCTTTGGGCTGCTGCTCCCAGTTTGCTGGCTGGTAGTTTGCTAACTAGTAGTCCGCTGGCGAGTAGTCCGCTGGCTGATAGTCAGGTTGCGCCTGTTCATCTGATTCATGCATCGAGCCATGCGCTGGAGATTGATGGTCTAGAAATCTTTGCGCCCAGATCAGAGCCGAAAGCAGAGGAACCTGCGGACGAGCCGCAGACTGGGCAACAGGATGCGTCTAGAGTGCCTCAGGGTGCAGCCGTGACCTTGGGCGGCAAAACCCTGTTTAACGTGGAAGCCTCGATCGGCACAAAATCCCGCGCGGAACGAGCCGCCGAAGCCTCCAGAGCAATTCGGTCGGCGGCAACGAATTCTCAGATTCCGCTAGAAGATTTTCGGTTGAATGATCTACCCAATAATGGAGTGACGCAAATTC
The Thermoleptolyngbya sichuanensis A183 DNA segment above includes these coding regions:
- a CDS encoding DMT family transporter; protein product: MYQVIMLRDRLLPILLTALTSLLFAGSFIAGKFTTVELSPILTTLLRYLIALVFLSSLLIHYKQSSLFVQKKDVFLLALLGLFGVVGYHFFFFLSLRYTAIANTAIINAFNPVITGIAAALFLRERLTLQNYFGGAIALVGVLALLSKGDLGNLVKMQINRGDGLMLCAVLSWVVYSLLIKVLSQRYSGFTVSFYAAGFGVIWLLLLSLREDWATVARLSPAAIASLSYMGVGASGLGYFLYNLSVKAIGPTRASSSVYSLVPIFVTLLAFAFFRQPMTVLMLFSMSLIILGLHFALKSQSRS
- a CDS encoding LysR family transcriptional regulator; the encoded protein is MNIDQLRVFVTVAELGSFSTAALKLDVSQSSVSRAIAALEEELGVSLLTRGRFGAHPTQLGERVLVQAQQILQARERIDYEVNLARGLQGGRVRLASFRSAATHLLPPRIAQFCQRFPQIEVTLTEDDPLAVEQALREGAVDIGLVPLPRSEEFDTWEIGRDEFVVLLPPGRRSVPEPITWEVLSRMSFILYNYAECTSAVRDHWERWGQTLRVAYEVKEDSTIVSMVAQGLGAAILPRLAALPIPDGVQVRSLPVPLERVIGAAVLANVLHPPAVFVFLDALRGTGQFRQSAA